The DNA window CTGCTCGACGCCCGGCGCGACCTCCCGCACGCCCGGGCGACCTGCCGGCTGCTGCGCACCACCGGGCTGTCCTCGCCGCTGCTGCTGGTGGTCACCGAGGGCGGGCTCGCCGCCGTGACGGCCGACTGGGGCATGGACGACGTGGTGCTCGAGTCGGCCGGCCCGGCCGAGGTCGAGGCGCGGCTCCGGCTGGCGGCGGGCCGGGCGGGCGCGCCCGCCGAGAGCGAGCTGCCGAGCGAGATCCGCAGCGGCGAGCTCTCGATCGACGAGGCGACCTACGTCGCCAAGGTCCGCAACCGGGTGCTCGACCTGACCTTCAAGGAGTTCGAGCTGCTCAAGTTCCTCGCCCAGCACCCCGGTCGGGTCTTCACCCGGGCCCAGCTGCTGCAGGAGGTGTGGGGCTACGACTACTTCGGCGGCACCCGCACCGTCGACGTCCACGTGCGCCGGCTGCGGGCGAAGCTGGGCGCCGACCACGAAGCGCTGATCGGCACCGTGCGCAACGTCGGCTACCGCTTCGTGACGCCCGACAAGCACGACAAGGCCGCTGCCGAGGCTCCTGCCCCGGTCTGAGCCGGGCCGCCGCCGGGCGGCGGTGATAACGATTGCGCCAACCTCGCGGCGCGCCCTTCCACGCACCGCCGCGCGGGCGTAGGTTCTCCGCTGCAGTGCGATGTAAGCGCTTGCACCCATGCCGCGGCCCGGCCGCGCCAGACGTCTCAGAGAGGCGAAGCTCTATGGCAGTGCACGCACGACCAGCAGCACCTCGCGCGGGGGGCCGCAGCCGACGGCCCTACCTCCGCGCCCTCGTCGGGGCGGCGGCCCTCGTCGCCGCCGCCGGTGCGGCGACCGCCCCCGGGGTGGCCTCCGCGGCACCGGCCGCTCCCGACCTCGGCCCGAACGTGCTGGTCTTCGACCCCTCGATGTCGACCGCCCAGATCCAGGCGAAGGTCGACGCGGTGGCGGCCCAGCAGGTCGACAACGAGATGGGCAGCGAGCGCTACGCGCTGCTGTTCAGGCCGGGCACCTACGGCAGCGTCCAGCACCCGCTGGCGTTCCAGGTGGGCTACTACACCGAGGTCGCCGGCCTCGGGGCGTCCCCGAAGGACGTCACCATCAACGGCAGCGTGAACGTCTACAACCGCTGCCTGCCGACCACCGACGGCTCGAGCAACTGCATCGCGCTCGACAACTTCTGGCGCTCGCTGTCCAACATGACGATCAACGTCGCCGGCGGCACGGACTGCCGCACGGCGACCGAGTTCTGGGCCGTCTCGCAGGCGGCCCCCATGCGCAAGGTCAACGTCGTGGGCAACACGACCCTGATGGACTACTGCACCGCCGGCCCGCAGTACGCCAGCGGCGGGTTCATCGCCGACTCCGCCTTCAGCGGCGGCATCGTCAACGGCAGCCAGCAGCAGTTCCTCACCCGCAACAGCACCCTGGGCGGCGCGTGGTCCAACGGCGTGTGGAACCAGGTCTTCGCCGGGACCGTCGGCGCACCGGCGACCGACTTCGGCTCGGCCGGGCACACCTACACCACGCTCGACAAGACCCCCGTCTCGCGCGAGAAGCCCTACCTCTACGTCGACCCGGCCGGCGCCTGGAAGGTCTTCGTGCCCTCGGTCAAGACCGGCAGCCGCGGCACGTCGTGGCAGTCGGGTGCCCAGGCCGGCCGCTCGTTCGCGCTCAGCTCGTTCTACGTCGCGAAGCCCGGTGACCGCATCGCCACCATCAACGCGGCGCTCGACAAGGGCAAGAACCTGCTCTTCACCCCGGGCGTCTACGACGTCGACCGCAGCATCAAGGTGACGCGCAAGAACACGGTCGTGCTGGGGCTCGGCATCGCCACGCTGACCGCGACGCACGGCTCGGTGCCGCTGCGCGTGTCCGACGTGGCCGGGGTCGACGTGGCCGGCCTGACCATCGACGCGGGCGCGCAGAACTCGGCCGCCCTCATGGAGGTCGGCAGCGGCCACCGCGACGGCAGCCGGCCGACCAAGGCCAACCCGATCGGCGTGCAGGACGTGTTCTTCCGCGTCGGCGGGCCGCACGTCGGCAAGGCGACGACCAGCCTGGTGGTCAAGAGCGACCACACGGTCCTCGACGACCTCTGGGTGTGGCGCGCCGACCACGGCCAGGGCGTGGGCTGGACGGTCAACACGGCCGACACCGGCGTCATCGTCTCGGGCGACGACGTGACCGCGACCGGCCTGTTCGTCGAGCACTTCCAGAAGTACAACGTGCAGTGGAACGGCAACGGCGGCAAGACGGTGTTCTTCCAGAACGAGATGCCCTACGACAGCCCGGACCAGGCCTCCTGGTCGCACGGCGACGTCAACGGCTACGCCGCCTACCGGGTCGCGCCCTACGTCAAGACCCACGAGGCGTGGGGGCTGGGCAGCTACATCTACACCAACGTGAACCCCGGCCTGCACGCCACCAACGCCTTCGAGGTCCCCGACCGCAAGGGCATCACGATGCACGACCTGCTCACGGTCTCGCTCAACAAGGCCGGCACGATCGACTCCGTCATCAACGGCGTGGGCGGCACGGTGACCCCGGACGTCCAGGGCCCCGCGTTCGTCACGCAGTACCCCATGCCCTGACCCCTCCCGGGAGCATGGCCGAGGGGCCGGAGCGCGCTGCGCTCCGGCCCCTCGGGCTGTGACGGGGCGCGCTCCGGCGCTGTGACAGGGTTTGCGCGTGCGTCCCCTGCCGTCCGACAACCACGTCCACTCCCAGTTCTCCTACGACCGCAAGCCCGAGAGCTCGATGCTCGCCGCGTGCGCGCGGGCGGTCGAGCTCGGCGTCCCGTCGGTCGCGTTCACCGAGCACCTGGACTTCTCCGTCTGGCAGGCCGGTGACGCCGTCGCGGCTCGCGTGTCGGCCGTGGAGCCGGACCCGCGGATCCAGCCCCTCGACCTGGAGCACTACCTCGCCTCGGTCGCCGAGTGCCGCGACCGCTTCCCGGACCTGCGGGTCCTGACGGGTGTCGAGTCCGGCGAGGCGCACCTGTTCGGCGCGAGCCTCGACCAGGTGCTGCGTACGGGTCGGTTCGACCGCGTGCTCGGCTCCTGCCACGCCGTCGTCCACGAGGGCGTCCTCGTGGAGGTCGACACGCTGGTCGACGTGCTGCCGACCCCCGAGCTGATGCACCGCTACCTCGCCGAGGTGCTCCGGCTGGTGGAGGGCAGCTACGCCTTCGAGGTGCTCGCCCACGTCGACTTCGCCCGCCGCTACGTGCGCCCCGGCACCTTCGACGAGGCCGCCCACGAGGAGGACTACCGGGCGGTCTTCCGCGCCCTGGCCCGGTCGGACCGCGCGCTGGAGGTCAACACCAAGAGCCCGCTCGCGTCGGTCGACCAGGTCCGCTGGTTCCGCGAGGAGGGCGGCCGGGCGGTGTCGTTCGGCAGCGACGCCCACGTCCCGTGGATGGTCGGCAGCGACTTCGAGCTGGCCGTGGACGTGGTGGAGGCCGCCGGCTTCCGCCCGGGCCGCGACCCCTACGACTTCTGGCGCGCCTGACCCCGCCCCTGGCGATGATCATGGGTGGGGGTGGCGGGCGTCGGAGCGCGGGCGGCGCAGCGTGAAGCGCTCGAAGACCTCGAGCTGGCCGTAAGGCCCGGTCACGTCGTAGTACGTCACCTCGATGCTCGTCACGCCGCCGTCGCGGGTGCCGGGATCGACCGCGAAGGCCGCGAAGCCGTACGAGTGCGCCGCGTCTCGCACGGCCGACCAGGGCGCGTCCTCGACCACGTAGACCGGCGGCCGCTTCCCCGTCGCCGGGTTGACCGGACCGACCGAGGTGATGACCCGGCACTGCGGCGGGTCGAAGAACAGCTGGTTCGACGGGGCAGACGTGCCACCGCCGCCGAGCACCATGTGGACGGTGCCCTGAGTCGTGTCGATGACATCGGTACGCGTCGAGCGCGGCACCGGCGTGAGCGTCGGGTTCGAGACCTGGCCGCGGACCGGGTGCGAGCGCTCGTAGTGGTGCTCGTGGCCGCAGACCACGAGGTCCACTCCATACCTGTCGAACAACGGCACCCACTCCTGGCGAACCCCGAGGTCGGCGCCGTTGAACATGTCAGCGGTGCTGATCGCCACCTGGTGCATGCACACGACGATCCAGTCGACGTCACGGTCGCTCCGAGCAGCCTGGAGCTCCTTCTCGAGCCAGGCCTTCTGCGCGCCCGCGGAGTAGCCGCGCACGTAGTTGTCGCCGCCGTCCTGGTAGCAGACGTCGTCGTTGTTGAGGCTGATGACGCGTACGCCGCCGACCGTGAACGAGTACCAGAGGCCTCGTGTGGTCTCGTCCTGCCCGCTGGCAGACGGGACGGAGAAGTAGGTCTGGTAGGCGGAGTAGCCGATCGGACCGTTGCCCTTCTCGTCCTCGTGGTTGCCCGCCGAGGGCATCCACGGGCGGTTGCGCGCGCTGCGCGTGTTGTTCTCCCAGAAGTCCGACCAGGTGCGCACCCGGTCGGTCGCGAGGTTCGCGTAGCAGAGGTCGCCGTTGAACAGGTGGAACAGCGGCTCCACCCGCTCGACCCCGGCTGTCGTGTCGCCGGCAGCCGGTGACCCGAGGTTGTCGTTGACGAAGGGCGGGTTGGCGATCTCCACACCGGCCGGCGGGACGTAGCGCTTGCCGAGGGTGGGCGTGCCCTGGTCGCCGAAGCTGGTGAACGTGAAGGCGGCGCGGCCGCGGGGGGCGGTACGGAAGGTGCCGAGCTCGGGCTCCGCGCCGTCGTGCACCGCGGCGTAGGTGTAGTCGGTGTCGGCGTGCAGGCGTGGGATGCGCGCGTGGTGGGCGTAGACGACCTGGCCGGACTTCCCGTCGGTGTAGCTCGTCGTGCGCGCGGGCCAGGGGTCCACGAGCGCGCGACCGGTGCGGGCGACGAGCACGCGCGGGTGGCGCACGGGCTGCAGCGAGTGCCACGACACGACGACCTCGTGGGCCGCGTCCGCGCCGAACTGCAGGTGCAGCCCGGCCACGCGGGGGGTGGTGAGCGGGTCGCCGCCGCCGAAGGGTCCGGGGTCGGGGGTGGCAGCCTGCGCGCTGGGCGCGAGCACGGGCCCGGCGGCGACCGCGGCGGTGCCCACGCCGGCGGCCGCGAGCAGGGCGCGGCGGGTCAGTCCGGTGTCAGGGGGGTTCGTCATGCCCGCCAGCCTGTCGACCGCGAGGTGTCGCACCCCAGGGCATCTCGGTGAACTTCGGGCAGCTCGCGTGAACATCCGGCGAACTCGGGCGCAGGGTCAGCGCCCGCAGCGCAACGAAATACCATACGCTGCAGGCATGCGACGCGGCCGGACCACCATCCAGGACGTCGCTCAGCAGGCCGGCGTGTCCGTGGCCACCGTGTCCAAGGTGATCAACGCCCGCTACGGCGTCGCGGCCGCCACCGCTGCGAAGGTGCAGGCGGTCATCGAGGAGCTCGGGTACGAGTCGAGCCTGGTCGCCCGCAGCCTGCGCAGCCACCGCACCGGGGTGATCGGCATCCTCGTCGCCGAGCTCGAGCCCTTCACGGCGGAGCTCCTCAAGGGCGCCGGGCGCGCCGTGGAGGGCTCCGGCTACGAGCTGATGGTCTACGCCGCAGGCGGTCCAGGCATCGAGCGCGTCGGCTGGGAGCGTCGCAACCTCTCGCGCCTCGGCGGGACCCTCATCGACGGCGCCATCCTCGTGGCGCCCACCGTCGTCACGCCCGACGACACCATCCCGCTGGTGGCGGTCGACCCGCACCGCGGCCGCTCGGGCCTGCCGATGGTCAACTCCGACAACCGGGCCGGCGGCCGTGCGGCGACCGAGCACCTGCTCGCGCTCGGGCACCGGCGCATCGGCTTCCTCGCGGGCCGGCCCGACCTCGAGTCGGCCGAGCAGCGCGAGGCCGGCTACCGCGACGCGCTGGCCGCCCACGGCATCCCGGTCGACCCGGCGCTCATCGAGGTCGGCGGCTACGAGCAGGAGCGCGCGGAGCGGGCGGCGCG is part of the Motilibacter peucedani genome and encodes:
- a CDS encoding winged helix-turn-helix transcriptional regulator produces the protein MASVLLLTNALQPSAEVLPALGLLLHSVRVAPAEASALLDVPPVDIVLLDARRDLPHARATCRLLRTTGLSSPLLLVVTEGGLAAVTADWGMDDVVLESAGPAEVEARLRLAAGRAGAPAESELPSEIRSGELSIDEATYVAKVRNRVLDLTFKEFELLKFLAQHPGRVFTRAQLLQEVWGYDYFGGTRTVDVHVRRLRAKLGADHEALIGTVRNVGYRFVTPDKHDKAAAEAPAPV
- a CDS encoding glycoside hydrolase family 55 protein; the encoded protein is MAVHARPAAPRAGGRSRRPYLRALVGAAALVAAAGAATAPGVASAAPAAPDLGPNVLVFDPSMSTAQIQAKVDAVAAQQVDNEMGSERYALLFRPGTYGSVQHPLAFQVGYYTEVAGLGASPKDVTINGSVNVYNRCLPTTDGSSNCIALDNFWRSLSNMTINVAGGTDCRTATEFWAVSQAAPMRKVNVVGNTTLMDYCTAGPQYASGGFIADSAFSGGIVNGSQQQFLTRNSTLGGAWSNGVWNQVFAGTVGAPATDFGSAGHTYTTLDKTPVSREKPYLYVDPAGAWKVFVPSVKTGSRGTSWQSGAQAGRSFALSSFYVAKPGDRIATINAALDKGKNLLFTPGVYDVDRSIKVTRKNTVVLGLGIATLTATHGSVPLRVSDVAGVDVAGLTIDAGAQNSAALMEVGSGHRDGSRPTKANPIGVQDVFFRVGGPHVGKATTSLVVKSDHTVLDDLWVWRADHGQGVGWTVNTADTGVIVSGDDVTATGLFVEHFQKYNVQWNGNGGKTVFFQNEMPYDSPDQASWSHGDVNGYAAYRVAPYVKTHEAWGLGSYIYTNVNPGLHATNAFEVPDRKGITMHDLLTVSLNKAGTIDSVINGVGGTVTPDVQGPAFVTQYPMP
- a CDS encoding PHP domain-containing protein, giving the protein MRPLPSDNHVHSQFSYDRKPESSMLAACARAVELGVPSVAFTEHLDFSVWQAGDAVAARVSAVEPDPRIQPLDLEHYLASVAECRDRFPDLRVLTGVESGEAHLFGASLDQVLRTGRFDRVLGSCHAVVHEGVLVEVDTLVDVLPTPELMHRYLAEVLRLVEGSYAFEVLAHVDFARRYVRPGTFDEAAHEEDYRAVFRALARSDRALEVNTKSPLASVDQVRWFREEGGRAVSFGSDAHVPWMVGSDFELAVDVVEAAGFRPGRDPYDFWRA
- a CDS encoding purple acid phosphatase family protein; the protein is MTNPPDTGLTRRALLAAAGVGTAAVAAGPVLAPSAQAATPDPGPFGGGDPLTTPRVAGLHLQFGADAAHEVVVSWHSLQPVRHPRVLVARTGRALVDPWPARTTSYTDGKSGQVVYAHHARIPRLHADTDYTYAAVHDGAEPELGTFRTAPRGRAAFTFTSFGDQGTPTLGKRYVPPAGVEIANPPFVNDNLGSPAAGDTTAGVERVEPLFHLFNGDLCYANLATDRVRTWSDFWENNTRSARNRPWMPSAGNHEDEKGNGPIGYSAYQTYFSVPSASGQDETTRGLWYSFTVGGVRVISLNNDDVCYQDGGDNYVRGYSAGAQKAWLEKELQAARSDRDVDWIVVCMHQVAISTADMFNGADLGVRQEWVPLFDRYGVDLVVCGHEHHYERSHPVRGQVSNPTLTPVPRSTRTDVIDTTQGTVHMVLGGGGTSAPSNQLFFDPPQCRVITSVGPVNPATGKRPPVYVVEDAPWSAVRDAAHSYGFAAFAVDPGTRDGGVTSIEVTYYDVTGPYGQLEVFERFTLRRPRSDARHPHP
- a CDS encoding LacI family DNA-binding transcriptional regulator; translated protein: MRRGRTTIQDVAQQAGVSVATVSKVINARYGVAAATAAKVQAVIEELGYESSLVARSLRSHRTGVIGILVAELEPFTAELLKGAGRAVEGSGYELMVYAAGGPGIERVGWERRNLSRLGGTLIDGAILVAPTVVTPDDTIPLVAVDPHRGRSGLPMVNSDNRAGGRAATEHLLALGHRRIGFLAGRPDLESAEQREAGYRDALAAHGIPVDPALIEVGGYEQERAERAARALLTLPDRPTAVFAANDRSAIETLEIARTLGISVPGELSVVGFDNIPESVMCHPPLTTVDQFIQHMGFDAVELLLRMLAGKTPEQTHLTRPTTLVVRQSSGTAPGRRAPRPAKVAAARSRTTATVARAARA